A DNA window from Thermosynechococcaceae cyanobacterium Okahandja contains the following coding sequences:
- the apcB gene encoding allophycocyanin subunit beta — protein sequence MRDAVTTLIKNYDSTGRYLDRTAVESLRSYFNSGSVRVKAAAVINADAAAIVKEAGSALFTEQPELIQPGGNAYTTRRYATCLRDMDYYLRYATYALVAGDVDVLNERVLEGLRETYNSLGVPIGPTVRGIQIMKELVRDRVAAAGIEDTSVVEQPFDYMCRQLSEVNI from the coding sequence ATGCGTGATGCCGTCACCACACTGATTAAGAACTATGACTCTACCGGTCGCTACCTCGATCGCACCGCTGTTGAGAGTCTGCGCTCCTACTTTAACTCGGGTTCGGTACGGGTCAAGGCGGCGGCCGTCATCAACGCCGATGCAGCCGCCATCGTCAAGGAAGCGGGATCTGCCCTCTTTACCGAGCAGCCAGAACTCATTCAACCCGGTGGGAATGCCTATACCACCCGGCGTTACGCCACCTGTTTGCGGGATATGGACTACTACCTCCGCTATGCCACCTATGCCCTAGTGGCCGGGGATGTGGATGTGCTCAACGAGCGGGTTCTGGAAGGGCTACGGGAAACCTACAACTCCCTAGGGGTACCCATTGGACCAACGGTGCGCGGCATTCAAATTATGAAGGAGCTAGTGCGCGATCGCGTTGCGGCGGCGGGAATTGAGGATACCAGCGTTGTTGAGCAACCCTTTGACTATATGTGTCGGCAACTGAGCGAAGTGAATATCTAG
- the ispF gene encoding 2-C-methyl-D-erythritol 2,4-cyclodiphosphate synthase — protein MKIRIGNGYDIHQLVVGRPLILGGVHLEHSHGLLGHSDADVLTHAIMDALLGALSLGDIGHYFPPTDPQWAGADSQVLLGKVAELIYGRGWQVGNIDAVVVAERPKLKPYLGQMRDRLATTLAITAEQISIKATTNEKLGPVGREEGIAAYAVALLQAA, from the coding sequence ATGAAAATTCGCATTGGTAACGGCTACGATATTCATCAATTAGTGGTGGGGCGACCCCTGATCTTAGGGGGAGTTCACTTGGAGCACTCCCATGGCTTGCTGGGTCACAGCGATGCCGATGTGCTCACCCATGCGATTATGGATGCCCTATTAGGTGCCCTCAGTCTGGGGGATATTGGCCATTACTTTCCACCCACGGATCCCCAGTGGGCCGGTGCCGATAGCCAAGTGCTGCTGGGGAAGGTGGCAGAGTTAATTTACGGTCGTGGTTGGCAGGTGGGCAACATTGATGCAGTCGTTGTGGCCGAGCGCCCCAAGCTCAAACCCTATTTAGGGCAAATGCGCGATCGCCTTGCCACCACCCTCGCCATTACGGCGGAGCAAATTAGTATTAAAGCAACCACCAACGAGAAACTGGGTCCGGTAGGTCGGGAAGAAGGGATTGCCGCCTACGCCGTGGCCCTCCTACAGGCGGCATAA